In Porphyrobacter sp. LM 6, one DNA window encodes the following:
- a CDS encoding NAD-glutamate dehydrogenase: MGSKTAAEAPSKSGDRALTKALRSHLEASLLPGDGPANAAALNEAADYLLAAARKRAPGEALVQLDSASSDRRHLRIAIINDDKPFLVDSVAAAIAAQGLNVDRLLHPVIAVERDGAGVLKGFAKAGAKGAPGRESLIYVETQRVDARQRRDLLEALQTTLADVYAAVADWPQVQAAMAADAAVAGAINAEAGALLGWLNGGMLTQLGHLTRHRSGKVTDVLGICRGSARELLAEVSLARAFEWFDRHDAAGTPQALLTIKSNVHSRVHRSSPLDLFIVPHRKDGAITALSIHAGLWTSAALNARPNEVPVLREVVARLTAQLGYDPAGHNGKALVHAFTSLPNDLLTAFDPARVADLVTAKMALIDRPRPRVVLVRATLERHVFAFVWLPRDQLSTDVRLQIQAMLLETPGAALLDWNLEVESSTLALLRFLIDVRACADLPDDAAIEARLAELLRGWTEAVETHLAHGEDDGRAMALAGRYAPAFPTGYRLTYGPQEAARDIARLRSLALSDSEAQPLDRAVRLYRMPSDGAQTLRLKIYVIKHALALSDVVPALENFGFRVAAEVPTYLADPALGSIHDFILTVPAGLEAGALLERAGLIEAALADVLNGLAEDDPFNRLVAATGLEPQAANWMRAIYRYLRQTGVSYTIYTVVDALVGAPHVTRAMVALFAARHDPAFQGDREEAIAAAQAAFTRGLAKVTAINDDRLLRLYRAVIDAVLRTNAFAPAAAEALAFKLESAKVPGLPKPLPWREIFVYSARVEGIHLRSGKVARGGLRWSDRRDDFRTEILGLMKAQRVKNAVIVPTGAKGGFYPKHLPSPAIDREGWAAEGRASYEIFIRTLLSVTDNIVRGKVVHPQSVVVLDGEDPYFVVAADKGTATFSDIANGIAQSRDFWLDDAFASGGSNGYDHKAMGITARGAWVSVQRHFREMGIDVQTDPVTVAGCGDMSGDVFGNGMLLSKSLKLVAAFDHRHIFIDPIPDPLASWNERSRMFALPRSSWDDYDKALISKGGGVFPRSAKTIKLSKEARGVLGIEAKEIEPEALITAILRAPVDLMWFGGIGTYVKAPQQNHIDVGDPANDSLRVDATEVRAKVIGEGANLGVTQAGRIAYSLAGGRINTDFIDNSAGVDCSDNEVNIKIALAAATASGKLSAKKRNTLLATMTDEVAHIVLEDNRLQALALSVAETGGAGATASYVRLIERLEEVSDFDRRTEGLADGEALARRAADGQGLTRPELAVLLSSAKLALQSAIEASSLPDDPVLEGLLIARFPTAMRKTYAAEIRGHRLRREMIATSLSNRIVNRLGMVHPFELAEEEGVGLAEVAAAFVVTEHLFGLEPLWRELDGAEIAEQARLALFDRLAAAVGNLMSDVLRTGAGKIEAGAMIAALADSVGVLTSAREELLTAEPRARSMALTESFVAAGAPHALAARVSGLFDYDGAVGLAQAARDSGIDAKLLTHAFTAVGSLLGLDWAQATAAHMSPSDVWERLLISGLARDFQHMRTEFLRRLMRRKGGKTDPAGAVAEWGARNEQAVAQFRAMIARAQARPPVGAAMLAQIASQARNLLER; encoded by the coding sequence ATGGGGTCAAAGACCGCCGCCGAAGCGCCGTCCAAGAGTGGAGACCGCGCGCTGACCAAGGCTCTGCGGAGCCATCTCGAAGCCTCGCTGCTGCCGGGTGACGGCCCGGCCAATGCCGCCGCGCTGAACGAGGCGGCGGACTATCTGCTCGCCGCCGCGCGCAAACGCGCGCCGGGCGAGGCGCTGGTGCAGCTCGATTCGGCGAGCAGCGATCGCCGCCATCTGCGGATCGCGATCATCAATGACGACAAGCCGTTCCTGGTCGACTCGGTTGCTGCGGCGATTGCCGCACAGGGCCTGAATGTTGACCGGCTGCTGCACCCGGTGATCGCGGTCGAGCGCGACGGGGCAGGGGTCCTCAAGGGGTTCGCCAAGGCCGGCGCCAAGGGAGCGCCCGGGCGCGAATCGCTGATCTATGTCGAAACCCAGCGGGTCGATGCGCGGCAACGGCGCGATTTGCTCGAAGCACTGCAGACCACGCTGGCCGATGTTTACGCGGCCGTCGCCGACTGGCCGCAGGTGCAGGCCGCCATGGCCGCCGATGCCGCAGTGGCGGGCGCGATCAATGCCGAGGCGGGCGCGCTGCTCGGTTGGCTCAATGGGGGGATGCTGACCCAGCTCGGTCACCTCACCCGCCATCGCAGCGGCAAGGTGACCGACGTGCTCGGCATCTGCCGGGGCTCCGCGCGCGAACTGCTTGCCGAAGTTTCGCTGGCCCGCGCGTTCGAGTGGTTCGACCGGCACGATGCCGCCGGCACGCCGCAGGCGCTGCTGACGATCAAATCGAACGTCCACTCGCGGGTGCACCGCTCCAGCCCGCTCGATCTGTTCATTGTCCCGCACCGCAAGGACGGCGCGATCACCGCGCTGTCGATCCACGCCGGGCTGTGGACCAGCGCTGCGCTCAACGCGCGCCCCAACGAGGTGCCGGTGCTGCGCGAGGTTGTGGCGCGGCTGACGGCGCAGCTTGGCTATGATCCCGCCGGGCATAACGGCAAGGCGCTGGTGCACGCGTTTACCTCGCTGCCCAATGATCTGCTCACCGCCTTCGATCCGGCCCGCGTGGCCGATCTGGTGACGGCCAAGATGGCGCTGATCGATCGCCCGCGCCCGCGCGTGGTGCTGGTGCGAGCGACACTGGAACGCCACGTCTTTGCTTTCGTGTGGCTCCCGCGCGACCAGCTGTCGACCGATGTGCGCCTGCAAATCCAGGCGATGCTGCTCGAAACCCCCGGCGCAGCGCTGCTCGACTGGAATCTCGAAGTCGAAAGCAGCACGCTCGCGCTGCTGCGGTTCCTGATCGATGTGCGCGCCTGCGCCGATCTGCCCGATGATGCGGCGATCGAGGCGCGGCTGGCCGAACTGCTGCGCGGCTGGACCGAAGCGGTCGAAACCCATCTTGCGCACGGCGAGGATGATGGCCGGGCGATGGCGCTGGCAGGGCGTTATGCGCCCGCTTTCCCGACCGGTTACCGCCTGACCTACGGCCCGCAGGAAGCCGCGCGGGACATCGCCCGTCTGCGCTCGCTGGCGCTGTCCGACAGCGAGGCCCAGCCGCTTGACCGCGCCGTGCGGCTTTACCGGATGCCGAGCGATGGCGCGCAGACGCTGCGGCTGAAGATCTATGTCATCAAGCACGCGCTGGCGCTGTCCGATGTGGTTCCCGCGCTGGAGAATTTCGGGTTCCGCGTCGCCGCCGAAGTGCCGACCTACCTTGCCGATCCGGCGCTCGGGTCGATCCACGACTTCATCCTCACCGTTCCCGCAGGCCTTGAAGCGGGCGCGCTGCTCGAACGGGCCGGACTGATCGAAGCTGCGCTGGCCGATGTGCTCAATGGCCTTGCCGAGGATGATCCGTTCAACCGGCTTGTCGCAGCCACCGGGCTTGAACCGCAGGCGGCCAACTGGATGCGGGCGATCTATCGCTATCTGCGCCAGACCGGGGTCAGCTACACGATCTACACCGTGGTCGATGCGCTGGTCGGCGCGCCGCACGTCACCCGCGCGATGGTGGCGCTGTTCGCCGCCCGCCACGATCCGGCCTTCCAGGGCGACCGCGAGGAAGCCATCGCCGCCGCGCAGGCCGCTTTCACGCGCGGGTTGGCCAAGGTCACCGCGATCAACGATGACCGCCTGCTGCGCCTCTACCGCGCGGTGATTGATGCGGTGCTGCGGACCAATGCCTTTGCCCCCGCCGCGGCCGAGGCGCTGGCGTTCAAGCTCGAATCCGCCAAGGTTCCCGGCCTGCCCAAGCCGCTGCCGTGGCGCGAAATCTTCGTCTATTCGGCGCGGGTCGAGGGGATCCACCTGCGGTCCGGCAAGGTCGCGCGCGGGGGCCTGCGCTGGTCCGACCGGCGCGACGACTTCCGCACAGAAATCCTCGGTCTGATGAAGGCGCAGCGCGTGAAGAACGCGGTGATCGTGCCGACCGGCGCGAAAGGCGGGTTCTATCCCAAGCACCTGCCCTCGCCCGCCATCGACCGCGAAGGCTGGGCCGCGGAAGGCCGCGCGTCCTACGAAATCTTCATCCGCACACTGCTGTCGGTCACCGACAATATCGTGCGCGGCAAGGTCGTGCACCCGCAGAGCGTGGTCGTGCTCGACGGGGAAGACCCCTACTTCGTGGTCGCCGCCGACAAGGGCACGGCGACCTTCTCCGACATCGCCAATGGCATCGCCCAGTCGCGCGACTTCTGGCTGGATGACGCTTTCGCCAGCGGCGGATCGAACGGGTATGACCACAAGGCGATGGGCATCACCGCGCGCGGCGCGTGGGTCAGCGTCCAGCGCCACTTCCGCGAAATGGGCATCGACGTGCAGACCGATCCCGTCACCGTCGCGGGCTGCGGCGACATGTCGGGCGACGTGTTCGGCAACGGGATGCTGCTGTCGAAGTCGCTCAAGCTGGTCGCCGCCTTCGATCACCGTCACATCTTCATTGATCCGATCCCCGATCCGCTGGCGAGCTGGAACGAACGTTCGCGGATGTTCGCGCTGCCGCGTTCGAGCTGGGACGATTACGACAAGGCGCTGATTTCCAAGGGCGGCGGGGTCTTCCCGCGCAGCGCCAAGACGATCAAGCTGTCCAAGGAAGCGCGCGGCGTTCTGGGTATCGAGGCGAAGGAAATCGAGCCCGAAGCGCTGATCACCGCGATCCTGCGCGCGCCGGTTGATCTGATGTGGTTCGGCGGGATCGGCACCTATGTGAAGGCGCCGCAGCAGAACCACATCGACGTCGGCGATCCGGCCAATGATAGCCTGCGCGTCGATGCGACCGAAGTGCGCGCCAAGGTGATCGGCGAGGGTGCGAACCTCGGCGTCACCCAGGCCGGGCGCATCGCCTATTCGCTCGCCGGAGGCCGGATCAACACCGACTTCATCGACAATTCGGCCGGGGTCGATTGTTCGGACAACGAGGTCAACATCAAGATCGCGCTCGCAGCGGCGACTGCTTCGGGCAAGCTTTCGGCCAAGAAGCGCAACACGTTGCTGGCCACGATGACCGACGAGGTCGCGCACATCGTGCTCGAGGACAACCGCTTGCAGGCGCTGGCGCTGTCGGTTGCCGAAACCGGCGGGGCGGGGGCGACCGCGTCCTATGTCCGGCTGATCGAGCGGCTTGAGGAAGTGAGCGATTTCGACCGCCGCACCGAAGGGCTCGCCGATGGCGAGGCGCTGGCGCGCCGCGCGGCTGATGGACAGGGGCTGACCCGCCCTGAGCTTGCGGTGCTGCTGTCCTCGGCCAAGCTGGCGCTGCAATCGGCGATCGAAGCGAGCAGCCTGCCCGATGATCCGGTGCTCGAAGGGCTGCTGATCGCGCGCTTCCCCACCGCTATGCGCAAGACCTATGCCGCCGAAATCCGCGGCCACCGGCTGCGGCGCGAGATGATCGCGACCAGCTTGTCGAACCGCATCGTCAACCGGTTGGGTATGGTCCACCCCTTCGAACTCGCCGAGGAAGAGGGCGTGGGCCTCGCCGAAGTTGCGGCGGCTTTCGTGGTGACCGAGCATCTCTTCGGGCTTGAACCGCTGTGGCGCGAGCTGGATGGGGCCGAGATCGCCGAGCAGGCACGCCTTGCGCTGTTCGATCGGCTGGCGGCAGCGGTCGGCAACCTCATGTCCGATGTTCTCCGCACAGGTGCAGGCAAGATCGAAGCGGGCGCGATGATCGCTGCGCTGGCGGATAGTGTCGGCGTGCTCACCTCGGCACGCGAGGAACTGCTGACGGCCGAGCCTCGGGCGCGTTCGATGGCGCTGACCGAAAGCTTCGTGGCGGCGGGTGCGCCCCATGCGCTGGCGGCGCGGGTGTCGGGCCTGTTCGATTACGACGGTGCCGTCGGCCTCGCGCAGGCCGCGCGCGACAGCGGGATCGATGCCAAGCTGCTGACCCATGCCTTCACGGCGGTCGGCAGTCTGCTCGGGCTCGACTGGGCGCAGGCGACAGCCGCGCACATGAGCCCGTCCGACGTGTGGGAGCGCCTGCTGATTTCCGGCCTCGCGCGCGATTTCCAGCATATGCGGACCGAATTTCTGCGGCGGCTGATGCGGCGCAAGGGCGGCAAGACCGATCCTGCGGGCGCGGTGGCCGAATGGGGCGCGCGCAACGAACAGGCCGTGGCGCAATTCCGCGCGATGATAGCCCGCGCGCAGGCCCGCCCGCCGGTCGGCGCAGCGATGCTCGCCCAGATCGCCAGCCAGGCCCGCAATCTGCTGGAGCGGTGA
- a CDS encoding LLM class flavin-dependent oxidoreductase, which translates to MTRFSVLDLVPVREGGTLSEAFAATADLARAAEAFGCDRFWVAEHHAMDGIAGGATSVVLAHVGNATSRIRIGSGGIMLPNHTPFQIAEQFGTLDALFPGRIDLGLGRAPGAGPELQRALRKNLNQAAEYFPQDVVELRALLTGDYDLPITATPGLGAKVELWMLGSSLFGAQLAAKLGLPYAFAAHFAPDHLDAALAVYRRDFQPSEALDRPHVMVAMNVFAAETEADARLLASSQQQSFVRLRTGNPGKLPPPIANYTDTLPATAQAMLAHIGQAAAVGTPAQVREGIAAFVRRTGADEIMLCGATYDPEARIRSLELTMEACEKALAA; encoded by the coding sequence ATGACCCGATTTTCCGTGCTCGATCTGGTGCCGGTGCGAGAAGGCGGCACGCTGAGCGAAGCCTTCGCCGCGACCGCCGATCTGGCCCGCGCTGCCGAAGCCTTCGGCTGCGACCGCTTCTGGGTTGCCGAACATCACGCGATGGACGGGATCGCGGGCGGGGCAACCTCGGTCGTGCTCGCCCATGTCGGCAACGCGACCAGTCGTATCCGTATCGGATCGGGCGGGATCATGCTGCCCAACCACACCCCGTTCCAGATCGCCGAACAGTTCGGCACGCTCGACGCGCTGTTCCCCGGGCGGATCGATCTCGGGCTGGGCCGCGCGCCGGGGGCAGGGCCGGAACTGCAACGCGCGCTGCGCAAGAACCTCAATCAGGCTGCCGAGTATTTCCCGCAAGACGTGGTTGAACTGCGCGCACTCCTCACCGGAGACTATGACCTGCCCATCACCGCCACGCCGGGCCTGGGCGCGAAGGTCGAGCTGTGGATGCTCGGATCGAGCCTGTTCGGCGCACAGCTCGCCGCCAAGCTCGGTCTGCCCTATGCCTTCGCCGCGCATTTCGCGCCCGATCACCTTGATGCCGCGCTGGCGGTCTATCGTCGCGACTTCCAGCCGTCCGAGGCGCTGGATCGCCCGCATGTGATGGTCGCGATGAACGTCTTTGCCGCCGAAACCGAGGCTGATGCACGGCTGCTCGCCTCGAGCCAGCAGCAAAGCTTCGTGCGGCTCAGGACCGGCAATCCCGGCAAGCTGCCGCCGCCGATCGCAAACTATACCGACACGCTGCCCGCCACCGCGCAGGCGATGCTCGCGCATATCGGGCAGGCCGCTGCGGTGGGCACACCGGCGCAGGTGCGCGAGGGTATCGCCGCCTTCGTGCGCCGCACCGGCGCGGACGAAATCATGCTGTGCGGCGCGACCTATGATCCCGAAGCGCGTATCCGTTCGCTCGAGTTGACGATGGAGGCCTGCGAAAAAGCGCTCGCCGCCTGA
- a CDS encoding tetratricopeptide repeat protein produces MANDDLVRDRPARPEAAKDEINPTSAWLESCFAQIETDPARAHTMAQIRRSETRGADRVLANHCLGTAASELGLWNDARTAFLAAHDETPADETRTRARFAALAGNAALAGGDAAAALSLLTLAETDARAAGSATLEALAAIDRGRTLVMLGRGEEALGALEAATGLAPERAEGWLLKATLLRRLDRLDAAQTAIERAALLTPGNPDVGLEAGVIAVLSGRDEAARQSWESVITLGPGLAADTAAGYLAQLGNAGDTAPASPPPPQEPPQP; encoded by the coding sequence ATGGCGAACGATGATCTGGTGCGTGACCGGCCCGCGCGGCCCGAGGCTGCAAAGGACGAAATCAACCCCACCAGCGCGTGGCTCGAAAGCTGCTTTGCCCAGATCGAGACCGATCCGGCGCGCGCACATACGATGGCGCAGATCCGCCGCAGCGAGACCAGGGGTGCCGACCGCGTGCTCGCCAATCACTGCCTCGGCACCGCTGCGAGCGAGCTGGGCCTGTGGAACGATGCCCGCACCGCTTTTCTCGCGGCGCATGACGAGACCCCGGCGGACGAAACGCGCACCCGAGCCCGGTTCGCCGCGCTGGCGGGCAATGCGGCTTTGGCGGGCGGGGATGCGGCGGCTGCGCTGTCGTTGCTGACACTGGCCGAGACCGATGCCCGTGCGGCTGGGTCTGCCACACTCGAAGCGCTGGCCGCGATCGACCGTGGCCGGACGTTAGTGATGCTGGGGCGCGGCGAGGAAGCGCTCGGCGCGCTCGAAGCGGCAACCGGGCTCGCGCCCGAACGCGCGGAGGGCTGGCTGCTCAAGGCGACGCTGCTGCGTCGGCTCGACCGATTGGACGCAGCGCAGACCGCAATCGAACGCGCCGCGCTGCTTACCCCCGGCAATCCCGACGTGGGGCTGGAGGCCGGTGTGATCGCGGTGCTCTCCGGGCGCGACGAGGCCGCGCGGCAGAGCTGGGAATCAGTCATCACGCTCGGCCCCGGCCTGGCGGCGGACACGGCTGCGGGCTATCTTGCGCAACTCGGCAATGCGGGCGACACTGCGCCTGCATCCCCGCCCCCACCGCAGGAGCCGCCGCAGCCATGA
- a CDS encoding alpha/beta hydrolase has translation MSDIMHHTLYDGRRVAFRYTHGRGPCLVFLPGYMSDMSGSKATALFAEAQAQGRACLLLDYSGCGASDGDFADGMLSRWRDEVLALVASYVSGPVLLVGSSMGGWLMLLVAEHLKHRLAGMIGIAPAPDFTRWGYTEAQRTQLLAGETIYEPNPYGPEPTPIHASFFADAECHVRLEGGIDITCPVRLLHGKADEVVPWDVSLRLKSALRSDDVQVTLIEDGDHRLSRDSDIAALKAIVAEFYG, from the coding sequence ATGAGCGACATCATGCATCACACCCTTTACGACGGCCGCCGCGTCGCCTTCCGCTACACCCACGGGCGAGGCCCATGCCTCGTGTTCCTGCCCGGTTACATGTCCGACATGAGCGGCAGCAAGGCGACTGCACTCTTCGCCGAGGCGCAGGCACAGGGCCGCGCCTGCCTGCTGCTCGACTATTCGGGCTGCGGGGCAAGTGACGGCGATTTTGCCGACGGGATGCTGAGCCGCTGGCGCGACGAGGTGCTGGCGCTGGTCGCGTCCTATGTCAGCGGGCCGGTGCTGCTGGTCGGCTCGTCGATGGGCGGCTGGCTGATGCTGCTGGTGGCCGAGCATCTGAAGCACCGCCTCGCCGGGATGATCGGCATCGCCCCCGCCCCCGATTTCACCCGCTGGGGTTACACTGAGGCGCAGCGCACGCAATTGCTCGCGGGCGAGACGATTTACGAGCCCAACCCCTATGGCCCCGAACCCACACCCATCCACGCGAGCTTCTTCGCCGATGCCGAATGTCATGTGCGGCTGGAGGGCGGCATCGATATCACCTGCCCGGTGCGGCTGCTGCACGGCAAGGCCGATGAGGTCGTGCCGTGGGACGTCAGTCTGCGGCTGAAATCCGCGCTGCGGTCGGACGATGTTCAGGTTACCCTGATAGAGGACGGCGATCACCGCCTGTCGCGTGACAGCGACATTGCCGCCCTCAAGGCCATCGTGGCCGAATTTTACGGATAG
- a CDS encoding alkaline phosphatase D family protein, giving the protein MFTTDPASQPAAAPTALTRRSLFTLAGAGAALAATPLAARSFGTGFTHAVASGEPSANSVLLWTRYVADADTMLTWQMSESEDFTRPVADGSVTASPARDGCAKGIATGLAPNRWYFFRFIAPDGTASPTGRTRTLPDGPIASFRMAVFSCSNFGFGWFNAYGHAAEANDCDLALHLGDYIYEYGAGTYPTGSQAHPDRTIAPATEIVALTDYRLRYATYRADPDCQRLHQVLPMIAVWDDHESANDSYKDGAQNHQSDTEGDWEVRKAAAKQAYREWMPVSDAPYAAYQVGDLATLFRLDTRLEGREKQFSLEALRAGKRDPQAVIAALTALREGAWADPNRQLLGVAQEDWLTKGLAASTRAGTHWQVLVQQVLIGHVKTPKDLMRQAGSDLPDFIRNRLEASAAASEAGLPANMDAWDGYPAARNRVFAAARAANANLLVLAGDTHNGWAFELGGEGARTGVEFGGCSVSSPGYEGYLSFIKPDTLAAALVEENSELKWADTSQRGYMAVELTPTRAITEYRFSAGVRQRSTRLAGTKRIVADRDSLALTV; this is encoded by the coding sequence ATGTTCACAACCGATCCTGCTTCTCAGCCGGCTGCGGCGCCGACCGCGCTGACCCGCCGCAGCCTGTTCACGCTCGCTGGCGCAGGTGCCGCACTCGCCGCCACACCGCTCGCCGCACGCTCGTTCGGCACCGGCTTCACCCACGCGGTCGCGAGCGGGGAGCCCTCGGCCAACTCGGTGCTGCTGTGGACCCGCTATGTCGCCGATGCCGACACCATGCTGACTTGGCAGATGAGCGAGAGCGAGGATTTCACCCGTCCGGTTGCCGACGGCAGCGTCACCGCCAGTCCGGCACGCGACGGGTGCGCCAAGGGCATCGCCACCGGGCTTGCACCGAACCGCTGGTACTTCTTCCGCTTCATCGCGCCCGATGGCACCGCCTCGCCGACGGGGCGCACCCGTACTCTGCCCGACGGGCCGATTGCCAGCTTCCGCATGGCGGTGTTCTCGTGCTCGAACTTCGGGTTCGGCTGGTTCAACGCCTATGGCCACGCGGCCGAGGCCAATGACTGCGACTTGGCGCTGCATCTGGGCGATTACATCTACGAGTATGGCGCGGGCACCTATCCCACCGGGTCGCAGGCGCATCCCGACCGGACGATCGCACCCGCGACCGAAATCGTCGCGCTGACCGATTACCGCCTGCGCTATGCCACCTACCGCGCCGATCCGGATTGCCAGCGCCTGCATCAGGTGCTCCCCATGATCGCGGTGTGGGACGATCACGAAAGCGCCAACGACAGCTACAAGGACGGCGCGCAGAACCACCAGAGCGACACCGAAGGCGATTGGGAGGTCCGCAAGGCCGCCGCCAAGCAGGCCTACCGCGAATGGATGCCCGTCTCCGATGCGCCCTATGCCGCCTATCAGGTCGGCGATCTGGCGACGCTGTTCCGGCTCGATACCCGGCTGGAGGGGCGCGAGAAGCAGTTCAGCCTCGAAGCGCTGAGGGCCGGGAAGCGCGATCCGCAGGCCGTGATCGCGGCGCTGACGGCATTGCGGGAGGGCGCATGGGCCGATCCGAACCGCCAGTTGCTCGGGGTCGCGCAGGAAGACTGGCTGACCAAGGGCCTCGCCGCCTCGACCCGCGCAGGCACCCATTGGCAGGTGCTGGTGCAGCAAGTGCTGATCGGCCACGTCAAGACCCCCAAAGACCTGATGCGGCAGGCGGGCAGCGATCTTCCCGATTTCATCCGCAACCGGCTGGAAGCCTCCGCTGCGGCGAGCGAGGCCGGCCTGCCCGCGAACATGGACGCGTGGGACGGCTATCCCGCCGCGCGCAATCGGGTGTTCGCCGCCGCCCGCGCGGCCAATGCCAACCTCCTCGTGCTGGCGGGCGATACGCATAATGGCTGGGCCTTCGAACTCGGCGGCGAAGGCGCGCGCACCGGGGTCGAATTCGGCGGTTGTTCGGTCAGCTCGCCCGGCTATGAGGGCTACCTTTCCTTCATCAAGCCCGACACGCTGGCGGCGGCGCTGGTCGAGGAGAACAGCGAGTTGAAGTGGGCGGATACCTCGCAGCGCGGCTACATGGCGGTCGAACTGACCCCGACGCGCGCGATCACCGAATACCGCTTCAGCGCCGGCGTGCGGCAGCGTTCGACGAGGTTGGCGGGGACGAAGCGGATCGTGGCCGATCGCGACTCGCTGGCGCTGACAGTGTGA
- the thrS gene encoding threonine--tRNA ligase, with product MTELLKISLPDGSVREVPPGSTPADIAAAIGPGLAKAALAARVNGELRDLARPFDGDAELALVTARDEADALDLARHDYAHVLAEAVQALWPGTQITFGPATDDGFYYDVKAPEGREPFGMDDLPAIEEQMRAIIRADKPLTREVWSREDLIAKWSAEGEVFKAEWAKELPEGEELTVYWSGKDWLDMCRGPHLPSTGKLDPEAFKLMRVAGAYWRGDQNNAQLTRIYGTGWLNKKQLQAHLTRLEEAAKRDHRKLGREMDLFHLQEEAHGSVFWHPKGYRIWRELEAYMRRKMDGSGYREIKTPQLMDVRQWTQSGHWGKYAQNMFAVPDIVPDVDEESGVASPKVADDAAWMAIKPMNCPAHVMVFKQGITSYRDLPIRLGEMGCCHRNEPHGALHGLMRVRQFTQDDAHIFCTEGQVVSEVQAFIALADSVYRDFGFTYDIKLALRPEKRFGSDADWDKAEQELRDAVAANGLECEELPGEGAFYAPKLEWHLTDAIGRTWQVGTIQSDRVLPERLDAHYIGEDGEKHRPVMLHRAIFGSYERFIGILIEHFAGKLPAWLAPVQAVVATIVSDADPYAEDVAAQLRAAGIRVETDTRNEKINYKVREHSLAKVPHLLVVGKREAEEGTVAVRTLGAEHQKVMPLAEAIAMLRSEATPPDLTVS from the coding sequence ATGACCGAACTGCTCAAGATCAGCCTCCCCGATGGATCGGTGCGCGAAGTGCCTCCCGGTTCGACCCCGGCGGATATTGCCGCGGCCATCGGCCCCGGGCTTGCCAAGGCGGCGCTTGCGGCGCGGGTGAACGGGGAACTGCGCGATCTGGCGCGGCCGTTCGACGGCGATGCCGAACTGGCGCTGGTCACCGCGCGTGACGAGGCCGATGCGCTCGACCTCGCTCGTCACGACTATGCCCACGTCCTCGCCGAAGCGGTGCAGGCGCTGTGGCCCGGCACGCAGATCACCTTCGGCCCGGCGACCGACGACGGCTTCTACTATGACGTGAAGGCGCCCGAAGGCCGCGAGCCGTTCGGCATGGACGATCTGCCCGCGATCGAGGAGCAGATGCGCGCGATCATCCGCGCCGACAAGCCGCTCACCCGCGAAGTGTGGAGCCGCGAGGATCTGATCGCCAAGTGGTCGGCCGAGGGTGAAGTGTTCAAGGCCGAATGGGCCAAGGAACTGCCCGAGGGCGAGGAGCTGACGGTCTATTGGAGCGGCAAGGACTGGCTCGACATGTGCCGCGGCCCGCACCTGCCGAGCACCGGCAAGCTCGATCCCGAAGCCTTCAAGCTGATGCGCGTCGCAGGCGCTTACTGGCGCGGCGACCAGAACAACGCGCAGCTCACGCGCATCTACGGCACCGGCTGGCTCAACAAGAAGCAGCTTCAGGCTCACCTCACGCGGCTGGAAGAGGCGGCCAAGCGCGACCACCGCAAGCTGGGGCGCGAGATGGACCTGTTCCACTTGCAGGAAGAGGCCCACGGCTCGGTCTTCTGGCACCCCAAGGGCTACCGCATCTGGCGCGAGCTCGAAGCCTATATGCGCCGCAAGATGGACGGCAGCGGGTACCGCGAGATCAAGACCCCGCAGCTGATGGACGTGCGCCAGTGGACCCAGTCGGGTCACTGGGGGAAGTACGCGCAAAACATGTTCGCCGTCCCCGACATCGTCCCCGATGTGGACGAGGAGAGCGGCGTCGCCTCGCCCAAGGTGGCTGACGATGCCGCGTGGATGGCGATCAAGCCGATGAACTGCCCCGCGCACGTGATGGTGTTCAAGCAGGGCATCACCTCCTACCGCGATCTCCCCATCCGCCTCGGCGAAATGGGCTGCTGCCACCGCAACGAGCCGCACGGCGCGCTCCACGGGCTGATGCGCGTGCGCCAGTTCACGCAGGACGATGCGCACATCTTCTGCACCGAGGGGCAGGTGGTGAGCGAAGTGCAGGCTTTCATCGCGCTGGCCGATAGCGTCTATCGCGACTTCGGCTTCACCTATGACATCAAGCTCGCCCTGCGCCCCGAAAAGCGCTTCGGCAGCGACGCTGATTGGGACAAGGCCGAGCAGGAACTGCGCGATGCGGTGGCGGCCAACGGCCTCGAATGCGAGGAACTGCCGGGCGAAGGCGCATTCTATGCGCCCAAGCTCGAATGGCACCTGACCGACGCGATCGGGCGCACCTGGCAGGTCGGCACGATCCAGTCGGACCGCGTGCTGCCCGAGCGGCTCGACGCGCATTACATCGGCGAGGATGGCGAAAAGCACCGCCCGGTGATGCTCCACCGCGCGATCTTCGGCTCCTATGAGCGCTTCATCGGCATCCTGATCGAACACTTCGCTGGCAAGCTGCCCGCGTGGCTCGCCCCGGTGCAAGCGGTGGTGGCGACGATCGTGTCGGATGCCGACCCCTATGCCGAGGATGTCGCCGCCCAGCTGCGCGCGGCGGGCATCCGGGTGGAGACCGACACCCGCAACGAGAAGATCAACTACAAGGTGCGCGAACATTCGCTCGCCAAGGTCCCGCATCTGCTGGTGGTCGGCAAGCGCGAGGCCGAGGAAGGCACCGTCGCCGTCCGCACGCTGGGCGCCGAGCACCAGAAGGTGATGCCGCTCGCCGAAGCGATCGCGATGCTACGGAGCGAAGCCACCCCGCCCGATCTCACCGTCAGCTGA